In Curtobacterium sp. TC1, the following proteins share a genomic window:
- a CDS encoding FAD-dependent oxidoreductase, with amino-acid sequence MTAVHDVVVLGLGIHGSAATYELARRGLDVVAVERFAPGHERGSSHGATRMIRRAYPHPVWNDLVDRAYRGWDRWGTAAGAPFLHRTGGLYAHRGEPTMQGGASLPVDRAAWPTLAPSLRPPESYGAVHDPDAGVLEAARALAFVQSAAAAAGADLRYGETVLDWQVDDGVVTVRTDAGSVRARRLVLAGGAWASQLVPEAAAFFEVWRIVTLTAPTGQTVAQPPALGCFSVDLPEGLVFGLPETAGSGAKIGIDAGPVWDPDVPVAPPTEAEVAHLAELLEGFVPGIVTAGAQAVACLYTMTPDKRFVVGALPEQPEVLLAAACSGHGFKFGPAIGAAVADLVQGIDRPDLAFLSPARMVTTA; translated from the coding sequence GTGACGGCCGTGCACGACGTCGTCGTCCTCGGACTCGGCATCCACGGATCCGCCGCCACGTACGAGCTCGCGCGCCGCGGCCTCGACGTCGTCGCGGTGGAGCGCTTCGCACCGGGGCACGAGCGCGGCTCGTCGCACGGCGCCACCCGGATGATCCGCCGCGCCTACCCACACCCGGTGTGGAACGACCTCGTCGACCGTGCGTACCGCGGGTGGGACCGCTGGGGCACCGCAGCCGGCGCGCCCTTCCTGCACCGGACCGGTGGACTGTACGCGCACCGGGGCGAGCCGACGATGCAGGGTGGGGCGAGCCTCCCGGTCGACCGCGCAGCCTGGCCGACGCTCGCGCCCTCGCTGCGTCCACCCGAGTCGTACGGCGCGGTCCACGACCCCGACGCCGGTGTGCTCGAGGCCGCGCGGGCGCTCGCGTTCGTGCAGTCCGCCGCCGCGGCGGCCGGTGCCGACCTGCGGTACGGCGAGACCGTGCTCGACTGGCAGGTCGACGACGGCGTCGTCACCGTCCGGACCGACGCCGGCAGTGTCCGCGCGCGACGGCTCGTGCTCGCCGGCGGAGCCTGGGCGTCGCAGCTGGTACCCGAGGCCGCCGCGTTCTTCGAGGTCTGGCGCATCGTCACGCTCACCGCGCCGACGGGGCAGACCGTGGCGCAGCCGCCCGCGCTCGGGTGCTTCTCGGTCGACCTGCCGGAGGGGCTCGTCTTCGGGCTCCCGGAGACCGCCGGATCCGGGGCGAAGATCGGCATCGACGCCGGACCCGTGTGGGACCCGGACGTGCCCGTCGCACCGCCGACCGAGGCCGAGGTCGCGCACCTGGCCGAGCTCCTCGAAGGGTTCGTCCCCGGCATCGTCACCGCCGGTGCCCAGGCAGTCGCGTGCCTGTACACGATGACCCCGGACAAGCGGTTCGTCGTCGGCGCCCTGCCCGAGCAGCCCGAGGTGCTCCTCGCCGCAGCCTGCTCCGGTCACGGCTTCAAGTTCGGGCCGGCGATCGGTGCGGCCGTCGCCGACCTGGTGCAGGGCATCGACCGCCCCGACCTCGCGTTCCTCAGCCCCGCACGGATGGTGACCACCGCATGA
- a CDS encoding gamma-glutamyltransferase → MTAPAAPSTRRVAVAAPHPAALDAASEAVAAGGDAIDAALAAATALTVVYPHQCSIGGDLVALVRRSGQPVAAVVSAGAAPAGIDVAALAQQDRMPRQGAQTVTVPGVVAGWQAIDALGGRLGLADPLTRAARLAADGVPVSAGLGRAIAVRTDELQADPGMREVFTDDAGALLAEGDPLVQPALAATLTELAADPGAMYRGRIAASITARLRELGGAHTEADFAAHDAELVEPRGTTIGGARWWVAPPPTQGVVLLGILPEALAGVGAQGTAPSATADLVDAVHRAALVRQAELGDPRGGPVDVAAMLDPRDSGRVGALPRAGRALGDTVAVTAADSDGTVVTLIQSVYQLFGSGILDPGTGVVLHNRGSAFSTDPAHPAHVGPGLRPPHTLLPVIAETDDLVLGLGCQGGSAQPWILAQLARDLVAAGSDPDEVLGRPRFVVGARDLGHEVMTLVAEPGSEDAIAAAEALGLPVARTDGPVDEAGHVQTVRLHADGHLDAASDPRADGRAVVLDAH, encoded by the coding sequence ATGACCGCACCAGCAGCACCCTCCACCCGACGCGTCGCCGTCGCCGCGCCGCACCCCGCTGCCCTCGACGCTGCGTCCGAGGCCGTCGCGGCCGGCGGGGACGCCATCGACGCCGCGCTCGCGGCGGCCACCGCACTGACCGTCGTCTACCCGCACCAGTGCAGCATCGGCGGGGACCTCGTCGCCCTCGTCCGTCGGTCAGGACAGCCCGTCGCCGCCGTGGTCTCCGCGGGCGCCGCACCGGCCGGCATCGACGTCGCGGCGCTCGCGCAGCAGGACCGGATGCCCCGGCAGGGCGCCCAGACCGTCACGGTCCCCGGCGTCGTCGCGGGATGGCAGGCGATCGACGCGCTGGGCGGCCGACTCGGGCTCGCCGACCCGTTGACCCGCGCAGCACGACTCGCGGCCGACGGGGTCCCCGTCTCCGCCGGACTCGGCCGTGCGATCGCGGTCCGGACCGACGAGCTCCAGGCCGACCCCGGGATGCGCGAGGTCTTCACCGACGACGCCGGGGCGCTCCTGGCCGAAGGCGACCCGCTCGTGCAGCCGGCACTCGCCGCGACCCTGACCGAACTCGCTGCCGACCCGGGCGCGATGTACCGGGGACGGATCGCCGCCTCGATCACCGCTCGGCTGCGGGAGCTCGGCGGTGCACACACCGAGGCCGACTTCGCCGCGCACGACGCCGAGCTCGTCGAGCCCCGCGGCACGACGATCGGCGGTGCCCGGTGGTGGGTCGCTCCGCCACCCACGCAGGGCGTCGTGCTGCTCGGGATCCTGCCGGAAGCGCTCGCGGGCGTCGGTGCGCAGGGCACCGCGCCGTCCGCGACCGCCGACCTCGTCGACGCCGTGCACCGCGCCGCGCTCGTCCGCCAGGCCGAACTCGGCGACCCCCGCGGCGGCCCCGTCGACGTCGCAGCCATGCTCGACCCACGCGACTCCGGTCGGGTCGGCGCACTGCCCCGCGCCGGCCGCGCCCTCGGCGACACGGTCGCGGTGACCGCTGCGGACAGCGACGGCACCGTCGTCACGCTCATCCAGAGCGTCTACCAGCTCTTCGGCTCCGGCATCCTCGACCCGGGGACGGGCGTGGTGCTGCACAACCGCGGCTCCGCCTTCAGCACCGACCCCGCGCACCCCGCCCACGTCGGGCCGGGCCTGCGGCCGCCGCACACCCTGTTGCCGGTGATCGCCGAGACCGACGACCTGGTGCTCGGCCTCGGCTGCCAGGGCGGCAGCGCCCAGCCGTGGATCCTCGCGCAGCTCGCCCGTGACCTGGTCGCCGCGGGCAGCGACCCCGACGAGGTCCTCGGCCGACCGCGGTTCGTGGTCGGTGCGCGTGACCTCGGGCACGAGGTGATGACGCTCGTCGCCGAACCCGGTTCCGAGGACGCGATCGCCGCAGCCGAAGCCCTCGGCCTGCCGGTCGCCCGCACCGACGGTCCCGTCGACGAAGCCGGACACGTGCAGACCGTCCGGCTGCACGCCGACGGACACCTCGACGCCGCGAGCGACCCCCGCGCGGACGGCCGCGCCGTCGTCCTCGACGCCCACTGA
- a CDS encoding primary-amine oxidase — protein sequence MSSTHVLDPLTSVEIASFVTAVRASGRIGARPRFWGIALDEEKARGTTAGGARPVRIVVMDPDAHAAWEVRGWTAGPDSPAIVELWTDVDHRRPGVSSDEARLIAQAARKSPLVVEALAKRGITDTSLVWVDPESITGFVPEDLADRRLSWGTVWYREFPEDNGYARPVAGLVPILDLDTLEVVRIEDHGVVPMASETGVYTSGTWGPDREVSALDIVQPNGPGFMIDGHEVRWQNWTFRVGFSHREGLVLHDLSYRDGDVERPVLHRAAVNEMYVPYLDSDPTAYRKNFFDWGEYGAGPLTASLELGCDCLGEIRYFDVDFLDGHGEPQTIVNGICLHEEDDSILWKHVNTRTGSAEVRRSRRLVISSFATVANYDYGFYWSLYQDGSVELEVKLTGLMSVSGIADGETPRYGRMVAPNVQAPTHQHYFAVRLDTAVDGPLNRLVEVHAEPEPDEALNPYGNACIAVETPIRSEADGARMTDPARALHWRIESESAQNRYGESTAYRLAVQNTAQLHVRPGSIVERKAPFVAKHLWASAFDPEERFIAGEYPNQGELGDDGVHVWQQADRSLENERLVLWPVLGVHHFPRPEQWPIMPVDTIGFRLEPDGFFDRNPSLDVPPSATDHCAPGAGHDHAAHDHAAHDHHADAAHDGHVHAEQQHDHEGGR from the coding sequence ATGAGCAGCACCCACGTCCTCGATCCGCTGACCTCCGTCGAGATCGCCTCCTTCGTCACCGCCGTCCGTGCCTCCGGGCGCATCGGGGCCCGGCCGCGCTTCTGGGGGATCGCGCTCGACGAGGAGAAGGCCAGGGGCACGACCGCCGGTGGCGCCCGTCCGGTGCGGATCGTCGTGATGGACCCGGACGCCCACGCCGCGTGGGAGGTGCGGGGCTGGACCGCCGGCCCGGACTCGCCCGCGATCGTCGAGCTGTGGACCGACGTGGACCACCGTCGCCCCGGCGTCTCGAGCGACGAAGCACGGCTCATCGCGCAGGCCGCACGGAAGTCGCCGCTCGTCGTCGAGGCGCTCGCGAAGCGCGGGATCACCGACACGTCGCTCGTCTGGGTCGACCCGGAGTCGATCACGGGCTTCGTGCCCGAGGACCTCGCCGACCGCCGCCTGAGCTGGGGCACGGTCTGGTACCGCGAGTTCCCCGAGGACAACGGCTACGCACGACCCGTCGCCGGGCTCGTCCCGATCCTCGACCTCGACACCCTCGAGGTCGTCCGGATCGAGGACCACGGCGTCGTCCCGATGGCGAGCGAGACCGGCGTCTACACCTCCGGCACCTGGGGTCCCGACCGCGAGGTCTCGGCGCTCGACATCGTCCAGCCGAACGGTCCCGGCTTCATGATCGACGGGCACGAGGTCCGCTGGCAGAACTGGACGTTCCGTGTCGGCTTCTCGCACCGCGAGGGGCTCGTGCTGCACGACCTGTCCTACCGTGACGGCGACGTCGAGCGACCGGTGCTGCACCGTGCGGCCGTCAACGAGATGTACGTGCCGTACCTGGACAGCGACCCGACCGCGTACCGGAAGAACTTCTTCGACTGGGGCGAGTACGGCGCCGGCCCGCTCACGGCGAGCCTCGAGCTCGGCTGCGACTGCCTGGGGGAGATCCGGTACTTCGACGTCGACTTCCTGGACGGCCACGGCGAACCGCAGACCATCGTCAACGGCATCTGCCTGCACGAGGAGGACGACTCGATCCTCTGGAAGCACGTCAACACCCGCACCGGCAGCGCCGAGGTCCGTCGCAGCCGCCGACTCGTGATCTCGAGCTTCGCGACCGTCGCGAACTACGACTACGGGTTCTACTGGTCGCTGTACCAGGACGGCTCCGTCGAGCTCGAGGTCAAGCTCACCGGCCTGATGTCGGTGTCCGGCATCGCCGACGGCGAGACCCCACGGTACGGCCGGATGGTCGCACCGAACGTGCAGGCCCCGACGCACCAGCACTACTTCGCCGTCCGGCTCGACACCGCCGTCGACGGGCCGTTGAACCGGCTGGTCGAGGTGCACGCCGAGCCCGAGCCCGACGAGGCCCTGAACCCCTACGGCAACGCCTGCATCGCGGTCGAGACGCCGATCCGTTCCGAGGCCGACGGCGCCCGGATGACCGACCCGGCCCGCGCGCTGCACTGGCGCATCGAGAGCGAGTCCGCGCAGAACCGCTACGGCGAGAGCACGGCCTACCGCCTGGCCGTCCAGAACACCGCGCAGCTGCACGTCCGCCCCGGCAGCATCGTCGAGCGGAAGGCGCCGTTCGTCGCGAAGCACCTCTGGGCGAGCGCCTTCGACCCCGAGGAGCGCTTCATCGCCGGCGAGTACCCGAACCAGGGCGAGCTCGGTGACGACGGGGTGCACGTCTGGCAGCAGGCGGACCGGTCCCTCGAGAACGAGCGCCTCGTGCTCTGGCCCGTCCTCGGCGTGCACCACTTCCCGCGGCCCGAGCAGTGGCCGATCATGCCCGTCGACACGATCGGCTTCCGGCTCGAACCCGACGGCTTCTTCGACCGGAACCCCTCGCTCGACGTCCCGCCGTCGGCGACCGACCACTGCGCGCCGGGCGCCGGCCACGACCACGCGGCGCACGACCACGCGGCGCACGACCACCACGCCGACGCCGCGCACGACGGGCACGTGCACGCCGAGCAGCAGCACGACCACGAGGGCGGCCGCTGA